The following proteins come from a genomic window of Stanieria sp. NIES-3757:
- a CDS encoding Phage integrase, whose product MSYLLYSQAQQLKLHEPVPVTLHPAAVYLSSLSQGSRRSMLSSLNAIASLLTEGECDAFSLDWSKLRYHHTAAVRTALKQRLAPATTNKMLVALRRVLTEAYRLDLIDAKDYHKAVDIANVKGTGQLRGRALTRAEIESLIECCYQREDAISLRDAAVIAILRCGGIRRQEIVQLKLEDLDLATGELTIRRGKGGKFRLVYLIPEAMGMVEDWLEIRGKLPGPLICPVNKGGKVILRHFAADGDGIYKLVKARAMMAGVKHFSPHDFRRTFCSDLLAEGEDVFTVQELAGHASPATTAKYDRRGEGRKRRAVKRLKFR is encoded by the coding sequence GTGAGCTACCTGCTATATTCCCAAGCTCAACAGCTAAAGTTACACGAACCCGTTCCCGTTACCCTTCATCCCGCCGCAGTTTACCTCAGTTCTCTCAGTCAAGGGTCGCGTCGTTCGATGCTGTCTTCCCTCAATGCGATCGCCAGTCTTTTGACTGAGGGAGAATGCGATGCTTTTTCTTTAGATTGGTCGAAGTTACGCTACCACCACACCGCAGCAGTTAGAACCGCCCTCAAACAGAGACTCGCTCCCGCTACTACTAATAAAATGTTAGTGGCTTTGCGTCGGGTACTGACTGAAGCCTATCGTTTGGATTTAATTGATGCTAAAGACTATCATAAAGCAGTAGATATTGCCAATGTTAAAGGAACGGGTCAGTTAAGGGGTCGCGCTTTAACTCGTGCCGAAATTGAAAGTTTGATCGAGTGTTGTTACCAACGAGAAGATGCGATTTCCCTTAGAGATGCTGCGGTAATTGCTATCTTACGTTGTGGTGGCATTAGGCGACAGGAAATAGTTCAATTGAAATTAGAAGATTTAGATTTAGCAACTGGAGAATTAACCATTCGTCGGGGAAAAGGAGGCAAATTTAGGCTGGTTTATCTAATTCCTGAAGCGATGGGTATGGTTGAAGATTGGCTGGAAATAAGGGGCAAGCTGCCAGGACCCTTAATCTGTCCCGTCAATAAGGGAGGTAAAGTAATTTTGCGTCACTTTGCTGCCGATGGTGATGGTATCTATAAGTTAGTCAAAGCTAGAGCAATGATGGCAGGAGTCAAACATTTTTCTCCCCATGATTTTCGGCGGACTTTCTGTAGCGATCTCTTAGCAGAAGGTGAAGATGTATTTACCGTACAGGAATTGGCTGGTCATGCTTCTCCCGCCACTACTGCTAAATACGACCGTCGCGGTGAAGGTAGAAAACGTAGGGCAGTCAAGCGGTTGAAGTTTAGATGA
- a CDS encoding plasmid maintenance system antidote protein, translating to MVNIPTNRPPTSPGEMLKEEFLEPMGLTQQQLADGIGVSYQRINELINGKRGITTSTALRLAKYFNTSPDFWLNMQRANELYRVMQKERGEIEKIQPIV from the coding sequence ATGGTTAATATCCCAACTAATAGACCCCCTACCAGTCCTGGTGAGATGTTGAAAGAAGAATTTTTAGAACCAATGGGATTGACCCAGCAACAACTCGCTGATGGAATTGGAGTAAGCTATCAAAGGATTAACGAACTGATTAATGGTAAGAGGGGAATTACAACCAGTACTGCTTTAAGATTAGCCAAATATTTTAATACATCTCCTGATTTCTGGTTAAATATGCAAAGGGCGAACGAGCTATATCGGGTCATGCAAAAAGAAAGAGGGGAGATTGAAAAGATTCAACCGATCGTCTAG
- a CDS encoding Plasmid maintenance system killer — MIINYKHQGVKDIFNGDDTKYARKVCPQNLWKIARRKLDQLDFAASLNDLRSPPKNRLEALKGSREGQHSIRINDQYRICFIWSNDGIKDVEIVDYH; from the coding sequence ATGATAATTAATTATAAACACCAAGGAGTAAAAGATATTTTTAATGGAGATGATACAAAGTATGCGCGGAAAGTTTGCCCTCAAAACCTATGGAAAATAGCGAGACGAAAGCTCGACCAATTAGATTTTGCAGCTAGCTTAAATGATTTGCGTTCTCCACCTAAGAATCGATTAGAGGCTTTAAAAGGCAGCCGAGAAGGACAACACAGTATTCGCATTAACGACCAGTATAGAATTTGTTTTATCTGGTCAAACGATGGTATTAAAGATGTTGAAATTGTAGATTATCATTGA
- a CDS encoding transposase IS4 family protein, whose amino-acid sequence MLRKSYNTRMDKKLLELYSDYIISSFGQITATGLSRVLEGSISHDKITRFLSAKDLESRELWKLVKPVVREYEQEDGVLIVDDTIEKKPHTQENELVCWHHDHQENRSVKGINIINYVYSVEDISLPIGFDVVKKSIKFCEVKTKKEKRKATATKNELTRNQLKICSQNQLKYRYVLADSWFSSKENMAFICQDLDKHLIMALKSNRTVALSEENKKQGCFTRIDELNWSEQISVRGWLKGLDFPVLIYRQVFKNQDGSTGILYLACSDLNCNVPQIEAIYQKRWNVEVFHKTLKSNTGLAKSPTKCLRTQGNHIFMSIYAAFQLECLKLKHKMNHFALRSTIYVKALQQAMCELHLLKSA is encoded by the coding sequence ATGTTACGCAAAAGCTATAATACTCGAATGGACAAAAAGCTTTTGGAACTATACAGCGATTATATTATCAGCTCGTTTGGACAGATAACAGCGACAGGATTATCAAGAGTATTAGAAGGAAGTATCAGTCACGATAAAATAACTCGTTTCCTGTCGGCTAAAGACTTAGAGTCACGAGAGCTGTGGAAGTTAGTGAAACCAGTGGTCAGGGAGTATGAACAAGAAGATGGTGTGTTGATTGTGGATGACACCATAGAGAAAAAACCTCATACCCAAGAGAATGAGTTAGTGTGCTGGCATCATGACCATCAAGAAAACCGTTCTGTCAAGGGAATTAACATCATCAACTATGTTTATAGTGTCGAAGACATAAGCCTACCAATTGGGTTTGATGTCGTCAAAAAGTCCATAAAATTTTGTGAGGTAAAAACAAAGAAGGAAAAACGAAAAGCAACAGCAACAAAAAATGAATTAACACGAAATCAATTAAAAATTTGCTCCCAGAATCAACTCAAATACAGGTATGTGCTAGCTGATAGTTGGTTTTCCTCGAAGGAAAATATGGCTTTTATCTGTCAGGATTTAGATAAGCACTTGATCATGGCTCTCAAAAGCAATCGTACCGTAGCCTTGAGTGAAGAAAACAAAAAACAGGGTTGTTTTACCAGAATTGATGAACTCAACTGGTCAGAACAGATCTCAGTCAGAGGATGGCTTAAAGGACTGGACTTTCCTGTTCTCATCTATCGTCAAGTCTTTAAAAACCAAGATGGCAGTACTGGTATTTTGTATTTGGCTTGTAGTGATTTAAACTGTAATGTCCCTCAAATAGAAGCAATCTACCAAAAACGGTGGAACGTGGAAGTCTTTCATAAAACGCTCAAGTCTAATACTGGTTTAGCTAAGTCCCCAACTAAATGTCTTCGTACTCAAGGAAACCATATCTTTATGTCTATCTATGCTGCATTTCAATTAGAGTGTCTGAAATTGAAACACAAGATGAACCATTTTGCTTTGCGCAGTACTATTTATGTCAAAGCTTTGCAACAAGCTATGTGTGAATTACATTTACTCAAGAGTGCGTAA
- a CDS encoding IS1 transposase, with product MGKIDKENRIISVSTAVSPKASAKQRQFIENYEPHLGYSNEFKRECLKMYVNGMGFRAIERVKGVHHTTVITWVREVGELLPDTYEPEAIPQVGELDELEMRNALARKRLNSIQVNGRAFIGHKKTRFGSGRQ from the coding sequence ATGGGAAAAATAGACAAGGAAAACAGAATTATATCTGTGTCAACTGCGGTCTCGCCAAAGGCGAGTGCGAAGCAACGCCAATTCATAGAAAATTATGAACCTCATCTGGGTTACAGCAACGAATTTAAGCGTGAATGCTTAAAAATGTACGTTAATGGTATGGGTTTTAGAGCCATAGAAAGAGTAAAGGGAGTTCATCATACTACAGTGATTACTTGGGTGAGAGAGGTGGGTGAATTACTTCCAGATACCTACGAACCCGAGGCAATTCCACAAGTGGGAGAATTAGATGAATTAGAAATGCGGAATGCACTCGCCCGCAAGCGCCTGAATTCAATTCAGGTGAACGGGCGAGCCTTTATCGGTCATAAAAAAACAAGATTTGGCTCTGGACGGCAGTAG
- a CDS encoding putative transposase, giving the protein MVYIDESGFESIPSGLTAWSKKGKKIYGEKPGKRGTRENLVAGRRKGKQDLIAPMLFTGSLNAEGFEGWLGQYLLPSLDRSSVIILDNAPIHRKNMIRELVKEAGHEVVFLPKYSPDLNESEHDFSALKRARMYAKSDTSLDEIIRNYCAV; this is encoded by the coding sequence TTGGTATATATTGATGAATCAGGATTTGAGTCAATCCCAAGCGGTCTGACTGCCTGGTCAAAAAAAGGCAAGAAGATTTATGGAGAAAAGCCAGGGAAAAGAGGAACAAGAGAAAATTTAGTTGCCGGAAGAAGAAAAGGAAAACAGGATTTAATTGCACCAATGCTGTTTACGGGCAGCTTAAATGCAGAGGGGTTTGAAGGATGGTTAGGTCAATATTTATTACCATCACTTGATCGCTCATCGGTAATAATTCTGGATAATGCACCGATTCATCGTAAAAACATGATTCGAGAACTAGTCAAGGAAGCAGGACATGAAGTAGTATTTTTACCGAAATATTCTCCAGATTTAAATGAGAGCGAGCATGATTTTAGTGCATTAAAGAGAGCTAGAATGTATGCCAAATCTGATACGTCTCTAGATGAAATTATTCGTAATTATTGTGCAGTTTAA
- a CDS encoding IS4 family transposase, with product MKNTCNASVASKGFCFYKATNGIKRHLAIDTLGFPFFTHCTPANVSDDAGLIEMLTLNIDYFQSKPVNLPKLTILLDHGYHPEHLTEQLEQVYPEIMTKIKFELSTKPSKQEKAAQGKSGFVPAVARWVIERSNAWMERCKSLVKNFEREIRGGFLRL from the coding sequence GTGAAAAATACCTGTAATGCCAGTGTCGCTTCCAAAGGCTTTTGTTTTTACAAAGCCACGAATGGGATTAAAAGACATCTGGCAATTGATACACTGGGATTTCCTTTCTTTACCCACTGCACACCAGCAAATGTCTCGGATGATGCAGGATTGATTGAGATGCTGACGCTAAATATTGACTATTTCCAGTCAAAACCCGTTAACCTTCCGAAGCTCACTATTTTGCTAGACCACGGATATCATCCCGAACATTTGACTGAGCAATTGGAGCAAGTTTATCCCGAGATCATGACGAAAATCAAGTTTGAACTGTCCACCAAACCCTCGAAACAAGAGAAGGCAGCGCAAGGGAAATCTGGATTTGTTCCTGCTGTTGCTCGCTGGGTGATTGAACGCTCAAACGCTTGGATGGAGCGTTGTAAAAGTTTGGTTAAAAACTTTGAGCGCGAGATACGCGGAGGTTTCCTCCGCTTGTAG
- a CDS encoding putative transposase has translation MKYSSSLSDEEWEILEPLLVKILPTKKQTRPANWTRREILDGILYQLKNGCNWADLPKDLPPYSTVYWHYKQWRKVGVFEKLMNALHEQVRQQVKKNLSGQH, from the coding sequence ATGAAGTATTCCAGTAGCCTTAGCGATGAAGAATGGGAAATTCTAGAACCCCTGTTAGTTAAGATATTGCCGACTAAGAAGCAAACCCGACCTGCCAATTGGACAAGGCGAGAAATCCTTGACGGAATACTCTATCAACTCAAAAATGGTTGTAATTGGGCAGACTTGCCCAAAGATTTACCTCCCTACTCAACTGTCTATTGGCACTACAAGCAGTGGCGAAAGGTAGGGGTGTTTGAAAAGCTCATGAATGCCTTACATGAACAAGTACGTCAGCAGGTTAAAAAAAACCTAAGTGGACAACATTAA
- a CDS encoding transposase, giving the protein METRQPIDLLSDRTASTLAEWLKQNSGVEIISRDRSKAYQEGASQGCPEAIQVADRFHLLQNLAEMLEVVLNQHRTLLKNVEDLINNRRIVEREEVIAKPVPPAPPQKDAIEPI; this is encoded by the coding sequence TTGGAAACTCGTCAACCTATAGATTTACTTTCCGACCGTACAGCTTCTACTTTAGCTGAGTGGTTAAAGCAAAATTCTGGGGTTGAAATCATTTCCAGAGATCGTTCAAAAGCTTATCAAGAGGGAGCATCTCAAGGTTGTCCAGAAGCCATTCAGGTGGCAGACCGCTTTCACCTGTTGCAAAATCTAGCTGAAATGTTAGAAGTAGTATTAAATCAGCATCGAACACTGCTAAAAAATGTCGAAGATTTAATTAATAATCGTCGAATTGTCGAGCGAGAGGAGGTTATAGCTAAACCTGTACCACCTGCACCACCTCAAAAAGATGCTATAGAACCCATTTGA
- a CDS encoding transposase, with protein sequence MVSPWARRTERLDIQLTKIGLATGGLPGSRLTRHLGIKISRQTLLRMVMKTSNPSYPIPKVLGVDD encoded by the coding sequence GTGGTATCCCCTTGGGCAAGACGAACTGAGCGATTAGACATTCAACTGACCAAAATTGGTTTGGCAACTGGAGGATTACCAGGCTCACGTTTAACTCGGCACTTAGGAATAAAAATTAGCCGTCAAACTCTTTTACGAATGGTGATGAAAACATCTAACCCATCCTATCCAATTCCAAAAGTTTTAGGTGTAGATGATTGA
- a CDS encoding MscS Mechanosensitive ion channel — translation MLLLQFKCGLAYLHPKPMMKKTWKTFINIVLVTCLIVLTNSLAYSQTNAAPESKLDGAPVVFNNETLFVIQENIGPISPQQRAKGMSERIEKFGKDFSLAVDSLQLVDDKETIILNEGIAYIATSDQFLVVITDADAKAAGATRQKLATEYLQKIKTSIGQYRKERSLTNLIFGVIYTVIATVSLIILVTILNKIFPRIHTQLNAWRETRIRPLRIQNFELISAHQIVRFLLQVSHIIRWLLTFSIFVIYIALVLSFFPWTKRLGRDIFNEFLKAINFVWDEFVGYLPNLLIIALIIVITYYLIRLLKLIFNAIGREDLSLPGFYPEWAEPTFKLLSLLVIAMAVVIVFPYLPGSNSPAFRGISIFLGVLFSLGSTAAIANIVSGIILIYTRAFEIGDLVNVADTLGFVEEKLLLVTRIRTPNNDFVTIPNALLLANKVINHSASIRDAKRPLLVHTTVTLGYDVPWRKVYAAFIDAARSTSYILEEPAPYVLQTSLNDFYVTYELKAYTNYPEMMAKIYSQLHENIQDKCNEVGIEIMSPHYSAIRDGNQTTIPENYLAKGYTAPGFRFHPLEQQFERPRYQGNERESLDG, via the coding sequence ATGCTGTTATTGCAATTTAAATGTGGATTAGCTTATCTTCATCCCAAACCTATGATGAAAAAAACTTGGAAAACCTTTATTAATATTGTTTTGGTTACTTGCCTAATTGTTCTAACCAACTCACTGGCTTATTCTCAGACAAATGCTGCGCCCGAAAGCAAGCTCGATGGTGCTCCGGTAGTTTTCAATAACGAAACTCTATTTGTTATCCAAGAAAACATTGGTCCAATTTCTCCTCAACAACGAGCTAAGGGAATGAGTGAAAGAATTGAAAAGTTTGGCAAGGATTTCTCTCTTGCCGTTGATTCACTTCAGTTAGTAGATGACAAAGAAACAATTATATTAAATGAAGGAATAGCATACATTGCTACGTCAGACCAATTTCTTGTCGTGATTACGGATGCCGATGCCAAAGCAGCCGGGGCAACCAGACAGAAATTAGCCACAGAATATTTACAAAAAATAAAAACCTCTATCGGTCAATATAGAAAGGAGCGCAGTTTAACCAACTTAATATTTGGGGTTATTTATACTGTCATCGCTACAGTGAGTCTCATCATTCTGGTCACCATCTTGAATAAGATTTTTCCCAGAATCCATACTCAGCTAAATGCTTGGCGAGAGACGCGCATTCGCCCGCTCAGAATTCAAAATTTTGAATTGATCTCTGCCCATCAAATTGTCCGATTTTTGCTCCAAGTAAGCCACATTATTCGTTGGCTACTTACTTTTAGCATATTTGTTATCTATATTGCTTTAGTCTTAAGTTTTTTTCCTTGGACGAAAAGACTCGGACGAGATATTTTTAATGAATTTTTAAAAGCTATAAATTTTGTTTGGGATGAATTTGTTGGTTATCTTCCCAATTTATTGATTATTGCCTTAATTATTGTTATTACCTACTATCTTATTCGCTTATTAAAACTAATTTTTAATGCTATAGGTCGAGAGGATCTTTCTCTGCCTGGATTTTATCCCGAGTGGGCAGAACCTACCTTCAAGCTTTTGTCTTTATTAGTTATAGCTATGGCAGTAGTGATTGTTTTTCCCTACCTGCCTGGTTCTAATTCCCCGGCTTTTCGAGGCATTTCCATTTTCTTGGGAGTTCTCTTCTCTCTAGGCTCTACGGCTGCTATTGCCAATATCGTTTCTGGCATTATTCTTATCTATACTCGCGCTTTTGAAATTGGCGATCTTGTCAATGTCGCTGACACTCTGGGATTTGTAGAAGAAAAATTGCTCCTCGTTACTCGCATTCGTACCCCTAATAATGACTTTGTGACAATCCCCAACGCCCTCTTACTTGCTAATAAGGTGATCAATCACAGTGCTTCTATTCGAGATGCTAAGAGACCTCTACTCGTTCACACTACCGTGACCCTGGGTTACGATGTACCTTGGCGAAAAGTTTATGCAGCCTTTATCGATGCCGCTCGCTCGACTTCATATATCTTAGAAGAACCCGCTCCTTATGTTTTGCAAACTAGTCTCAACGATTTCTACGTGACTTATGAGTTAAAAGCCTACACCAATTACCCCGAAATGATGGCAAAAATTTATTCCCAATTACATGAAAATATTCAAGACAAGTGTAACGAAGTAGGGATTGAAATTATGTCTCCTCATTACTCGGCAATTCGGGATGGCAATCAGACGACGATTCCCGAAAATTATCTTGCCAAAGGCTATACTGCACCAGGATTTCGCTTTCATCCTCTCGAACAGCAATTCGAGCGTCCTCGCTATCAAGGTAACGAACGAGAATCGCTAGATGGCTAA